The DNA window TTATATACACATTATAATCTTTATAGAGGTTAAATAGTTTATTCACATATAAAACTGTTTCAAAAAATTGAAAACCTTTCGGTGCACTTGTGTTATATACCAAAAAAAATCCGGGTCTTAAAGAGTAGAACGCAAAAGCCGGCTCAAATAAAATTCCTGCTCCATAACGAATTGGAAATTTTTTACTTACGGGAGATGTGTTGTAACCGGATTCTGAAAAAAAACCAAGGTTGTTTTTTAGATTTTCACCAGGGTTATCAAGATATTCATCAGGTAATTCAGGTTTGTCTGTTGAGTTTAATAATTCTTTTATTTTTTTCTTTTCAATAGAAAGGTATCCAAGGCTCGAAAGAATAGTAACTTTATCGGGTGCGTTCTCTACTATAGTCCCTTGTATTTCAGAGCCATCATCTAATAAAAGTTTAGAAAGTTTTCTCGAATCATGAATTCCTGACTTAGCCCTATCAATAGTCAGAATATGTTTTTTGGGAATACTATAAAGTTTTCCCTTCCATCTGATGTGTATTTCTTCAGCTTCTTCTGAAATGACATCTACAACATACATTTCACCCTGCTTCAGTAGTATTTCAGCAGGATACAGGGTTGAAATACAAAGGAAGAACAATAATAAAATATAATATCTGTATTTATCTACATATAGTTCAATTCCAAGCATTATAACCCCAGTGATAATGAATATAAAAAGGATATAATCTTAATGGATAAAGACCTAATACCCTGCTACAATGAAGTACAAATATTAAGTGACACAAATAGTGCAAGTTATTTATTTTTTTTGAATAAAGTATAAATAAGTAGACATCTTTTGTATACATTTTCAGTTATTGAGATTAAGGAGATTACAATGAAGAAAATATTAAATTTCTTACTGCTAATAGTTTTGTTCATTTCATTAATGGGCAATTGTAAAAAGGATGATAACAAAGACGATGAAAACATGGTTCTATTACTTCTTTTACTGGCTCAACAGCAGTCTGCTGCCGCTGCTGCTACAAATTCTTTAGTAGCCACACAGCCTGCTGCCGGTTCTACCGCATATGGAACCTGTGAGATTACAAGTGGTGGTACACCTGCATGTGTTTATAACTACCTGGAAGGCTCATGTTACCTTCTAAAATCAAATGCAGGTTATTCTGTAAACTGGTATGCTGGTAAAACTGATTCAAGTGCCTGTACTACATTAGGTTATACAAACACTTGTAAATCCACTACTCTTAGCGGAATTACTTATACGCAGTGCTTTAAAAATGTGAAAGAATCCAAGCAAGAAGAAGTTTCTCGTGCTATTCGGAGTGTAAATTGATCTTAGAAACTTTCGCATTTTTATAGAGATGTTAGCGAACCAACGTTGGTTCGCTAAAAAAAAACTATTTTCACCACATATTTGTAAACAGTTTACATACAAACCCAGTAAACTTTCAACTTCATTCAAACTGTTTTTTCAATTCGTTAAAAATCGCAAACATCTAATATTGTTTTTTGCAAGAATCGCAAAACTAAAAGTTAGATTTTACCGAAAATCGCAAAGTTCTAATGTTTTTTTTTGCAAAAATCGCAAATTAATTTATCCGTTTTCGCAAAATTCGCAAAATTTTAAATCCATATCGCAAACATCTAATATTCTGTTGTTAAGTGAAAACTTTTAAAATTCATGTTCCAAAGCGGCATTAGGAGAAAATTTTTTCATCTCCAAAAAGGAAACTTTGCATGAATTTTACATCGAAACAGGCTATAGGAGCATTTTAACTGTTTTTGTTCCCAAATACTTTCATTCGCAAATTATTCGCAAAAGTTTTAGGTGAAAAAAAGGGGTGTTTTACCCTTCACCGGACATTTGCACGCAAATATTTCGCAAATTATTCGTAAAATGGATGCAAAATCTTCGCAAATTTGCGTGTAAACTTGCAAAATTTTTGCATCCTGCGATTGCTGAAGTTTTTTCTTCTTTAACTTCCGGACCTCAGCTTATGGATTTTTATCCTTCAGCTCGGTCTATATCACTTTTAAAATATTTCAATTCCCGGATAAATCCCATTCAATAGACTTCAAACATCTACAAACCCCGAAAAAATGCCTCTCAAAACCGACAGGAAGCCCGTAGAGGCAATGTATAATTGAATTAATGCACCACAATCAATTTCAAACGCAATACAGATGATTTTTAAATTCATGGATGCTCTTATTACGGATTACTCAAAAAAACAGATTAGCGGTTTCACGGAGGAAGAAAAAACTCAATTTTACTCATGGGTGCTGAATTTTACTCCCGTTTACTGGAATCAGGAAAGTTCTTATCCCGAAAACAAGCTATCATAAAATCTCATTTATAGAAATCCGCAAGTTCCAAGTATTGTATCCAGGAGAGGTTAAAGAATGCCAAAAGTAAATGTCCAGGGAAACCAGATTTCAATCATATCCATCGACAAGCAGGATTATATTTCAATCACAGACATGCTGAAAGCCAAGGATGGTGATTTCTTCATCTCCGATTGGCTTAGAAATAGAAATACTGTAGAATTCTTAGGAATATGGGAGAAGGTTTTTAACCCGAACTTTAATTACGGCGAATACGCCATAATTAGAAGTCAGGCTGGTTTGAATAATTATAAAATCAGCGTGAAAGAATGGACAAAGAAAACAAATGCAATAGGACTCGTCGCCAAAACGGGTAGATATGGTGGAACTTATGCTCATAAAGACATTGCTTTTGAATTTGGAATGTGGATAAGTCCTGAATTCAAAATTTATCTTATCAAAGAATTTCAAAGGCTTAAAGAAGCAGAAAAAGAAAAGCTGGGATGGGACATTAAAAGAAACCTTGCTGCTATCAATTACCATATACATACCGATGCTATTAAAAATAACCTGATACCCAAAAAACTTTCCGGAAAGGAAATTAGCTTTGTATACGCAAACGAAGCGGACCTTCTAAATATGGCTCTTTTCGGAACCACTGCAAAAGAATGGAGGGAAAGAAACCCGGATAAAACCGGGAATATCAGAGACTTTGCAAATGCCTCACAGCTCGTCTGTTTATCTAACCTCGAAAACCTGAATGCTCTCTTTATTAAAGATGGAATCTCTCAGAATGAACGGCTGAAGAAATTAAATGACATTGCTATTGAACAAATGCGAATCCTGATGAATGTGAAGTTCAAAGAACTGGAATAATTTATCTCACCTATTTTCCAATTTTACTGATTCCTTGCTGAATTTTACTCCCGTTTACTGGAATCTTACTGCCACTTTACCAGTATCTTACCAGTAAAATGCCAGTAAGATACTACCCTTTTACTCGGTAAATCCCGGTTTTACTGGTAAATTTACCGAAATTTTACCGGTGAGTTTACCAAAATTTTACCGGTAAAATGGAAAGCAAAGGAGAATTCTTATCCCGAAAACAAGATTATATATCAATTACGGATATTGCAAAAGTTAAGATAGAAATAGAACCCTAACTTTAATTCCATCGAATTCGATGGGTTGCGAACATTTTTCATGACCTTTATTTTCCATTCTCCAACTTCTTTATCTTTTCTACAGATTTTTCAAAATCGATTTCAACCCTGGACTTGTAAGATATCTCTTTCTTTCTATATTTCTCATACTCAGAAAACGCTTTTTTAAGAGCCATATCATGAGACACTTTTCCTGCATGAGTCAAAATTTCTCTGTCGCTAATCTTTAAGAAATCATCTAACTTTTGTAGCCAGTCTTTCATATACATTACTCTTCTATTCTTCGCCTGCAATTCAGCAAAATCTAAGAACAGAGACACAATCAAATTTAGGGCTTCGATTTCTTCTTTTTTTAAATAGTTCTTGGCTACTCCCACGTCAGACTTTCTAATTTTTTTCCCTTCCCAGGAAGTTAGTCCCATGAATGCTTTATCTGAATCTGCTCTTGATTCTATTATTTCTGCTGCTGTGTGCTGGTGACTTGCCCAATGCATTTTGTTCTGTATCGTAGAAAAGAACTTTTGTGAAATTTCTTCACTTGAACTATAGTCTACGCTCGTAGCATAAATATCTAAAACCTTTCTCCAAAAAACTTTTTCGGAAGAACGAATATCCCGAATCCGAGAAATTAGCTCGTCGAAATAATTTCCTCCTCCACCACGTTTAAGCCTTTCATCATCCATTGCAAAACCTTTGATGATATACTCTTTTAAACGATTAGTAGCCCAAATTCGGAATTGAGTTCCCCTATGAGATTTTACCCGATAGCCTACAGAAATAATTACATCAAGATTGTAATAATCAATAGTTCTCTCAACATCACGCTCGCCTTCTTTTTGAACTGTTGCTAAATTTGCAACAGTTGCACTTTTTTCAAGCTCACCTTCTGTAAATATATTTTTTATATGCCTTGAGATTACAGACTTGTCTCTTCCAAAAAGCTCAACCATCTGAGCAATAGATAGCCAGGCTGTTTCTTCAGAAAATTGAACTTCTACTTTTGTTTCTCCGTCTTCAGTCTGATATATAATTATCTCGGAATTATTTGCTTCCATTCAACCCTACTCTTTTCTTTCATTTTTAAAAGTCAATCGGGAGTTTTTCTTAAATTGAAAGCACATAAGCGTTTTTTACTTATATTTTATACTCACGGCATAGTGGTTTTCGGATTGAGTAATAATAGAAGCTCACTATAGGTTATATAAATGAAGAATTCAGACCTTTTACCATATATTCATCCGAAATGCACTTTTCCTTTAGTATAGAAATAAGGATAGTCTACGAAAAAAAAGCAATATTTTTTAAAAAAATAACTTGACATATTCGTTATTTATGTCTATTGTATCTATAACTCATTTGAATACATCTATTTAGATATTTATGCGTAATTTCAAAGCATAATATAAAACCTAACAATGTATTTAATTGAAATATGAAAAATTTAATTTCAAAAAAGGAAAACAAGACCATGTTAAAAAAAAATATATCAATATTAATCTTTGTGCTTCTTTCTATAGGTTTATCGTTTTGTAGCAACATAGAAAAAGAAAAGAATGATAAAATGTTAGCTATTGAAAGCATTATAGCAGTGGAAAATGTCAACACAGAAGATAACACTGAGTTCCAGAAACAAGCCTCTTTATCTGCTTCTGAAGAACTAAAGTTAGTTATCAAGAAAAGTCAGGATCGACTTACTTCTAACGAACTATACAGAGATCAAAATATCACCTTAACCGATACAGACATTAATAATGTAACTAATATTATGGTGGATATGAACCAATTAAATGATATTTCTGTAAATACTAACGACATTGTTCAGCCATTTGAATTAACAAAAGATGACCTCAGTGCTTTGAAAATTGCTTCGACAATGAGCTTAAAGCAGATAAATACTTTAGCGACAACAGCTTGTGTTGTTTCTGAAAATACTCAAACTAGGAGCACTATATCTATGTATTCAGATTGCTATAATCACTACCAAAATGCTGTAGCAGCTGCAAATAGAGGTGATGTATGGAGTTGGTTATATAATGTTATTTATTTGATAACACACTGTGCAGGTTTATGATAGGATTACTATATGAAAATATTAAAATATACAATTCCTTTCATACTTTTGTTTCTGATGCAGTGTTATAATGGTAAGCAAGTTGATGATACTCTGAAGTATTTTTGTTCAGCTAATTTTTTGAATGCACAGACACAGAAAGACAAAGATTTTATACTTCTTTCATGTGTAAACTATTTTTTGGACAGGCAAAGATTAAATGATTCAAAAAAAATAAAGTAAAAAGCACTGGTATTCCCAAGATCTTGTGATTCCACTTCCAAACAAGCTCTTGGGTAGTAATTTAACCATTACATCGTAGCTGGTACCTAAAGACACAGCTCACCCGCAGTTTTTTTCGTTCTGTTCTTGTTGTAAGAAAAACCCCGGTTTCTATTCTCTGTAAGGGTAGAAAAGATTCTCCTGTTCTGGAATTTCTTCCTTTATTTCTTCAGAATGTAAAAAACTGTCACCGTGAACGTTTTCTTTATAAGGATTTTTCTTGTACTCACGGTTACACATATTTACAATGCTTACCGGAAGAAGATTTTTAATTCTTGAAAAATCAATCCTATAGAGTTTTCCGCTACTTCTTGTCTGCCCTACCCTTTCCAGTTTAATCCCGTATCTTGCGAGAAAATCAGAAAGCAGTGTAGTCCATGCCGGTGTAAAGGACTGCTTGATTTTCATTACCCATGAGTGAATGAGTGTTTTAATTTCAGTTTCTAATTTCCTGTAAGAACGCAGGGCGATTTCTTCAGGAGATGTAGATAGGATTTGTAATTTCAGTTTCTCTGCATAGAGCAGGAGTTTCTCCTGGTATTCGCATTTTTAAGTCCTCACATTTTTTCTTTGCCTTTTCCCAACCCATTGCACCCTGATAGTCGCTTAAACTAACTTTCTTAGTATCTTTGCGGTTATCGCTACTACACCCGACAATAGTAAATATAATTGTCAATAAGATAAAATTCAGTATTTTCATAACATCCTCTATTGCTAATAATATAAAATACAAGCTATCTTGTCAATAAAAATTGAATAAATACATTTAGAATTCCGGATGAATTGACATGCTAAAGTTTTGAGTATAACTAAAAGATAGTTTAAGAAATAGTTATAAAACAAGCAGGATTACTCCGGTAAAAATGAAACCTATACCTGCTTAAATCGGTTATAGGAAAACTCAGGAGCTATCTTTATTCAATATATAAATAAGAACCGGTGGGGTATATTAAGTTCTGTTTATTCTTTACCAAAAGGGGTTTTATATAGAAGATGTATTTGAGGAGATGATCGAGAATGTCTATTCCAAAGAAAGGTTCCAGAAAAATTATAGTAAACAATATAGAGTTCAGGTGGCGAGTTAGACATAAACCTACTTACCTTCAAGGAGCTTTTGGGCATATTGCGACCGCTGCTATTGAGTTATTTGAACATCCGGTTTCAGTATTGTTAGTAAAATTTCCATTCGCTCGCTGTGACAATTGGCTGGGAATAAGTTCTTTGGCAATTACTCCTGCTCTGCTTGAAAGGGTAATCAATAAAGCTATAGAAGAAGGATGGAAATCTACTTCCTCGGAAAAATATTTCTTGAATATTATGGATGATTTTATTGAAAATAAAGATAAGCATTAGTATCATTTTTCATATTGATGGAGATATGGAATTTTAAAATAATGCTGGATAATGAATATGAAAGATATATTTTTACTTTTTATAAAGTTGTATATATTCATTAATATATTTCTTATTTTATCTGATGAAATCTTACTAAAAGACTATGTTCCTCCTTGCAACTTGGATACTGTAGCTTTAAAACTCAAAAAAGACTCTTTAGAGTTATCTATGCATTTAGAAAGATATCATGCTGCTTATGGACATTACCCTTCTGAAAAGCAGGGCTTAAGAGCCCTCATCGAAATACCAAAATTCGACAAAATTCCTGAGAATTATAAACCCATGATTAAAAATCGATCTGCTATCCTTGATCCCTGGGGAACACCTTACATTCTAAAATTTAAAACTAATTCAGATGATTTTATGATAGTAACATTAGGAAAAAATAAAATTCCAGGAGGAAAAGGGAAAAATATGGATTTTAATATTTTAAAAGGTATTCCAAAAGCCTACTATACTCTTGAGAGGTCAAAACAGTTTTTTAATATTGTATTTTTTCCTTTTCTATTACTTTCCAAGATACAGGATGATTAATTAAATTATTACTCATCCATACATTATCGTTCTTTAAAATACTAATCAGTGGTTTGATTTCGACTATCAAATCCAGAACCTTTGAGGCTATACTGGAAGAAATTTTTCCAAGTTCAAAAAGTTTCACTATAGCTACTTTCCGTATTTCATATTCAAATTATTCCTCGCTTAATTTCAGATTCTCAGCAAGGGAAAAAGGAAAACTTACTTATAGGGTTTGCATATCCACAATCCTCAGGTAAATTATCTGACCCTTTTACTAAAATTACAAGCACTTTTCTTCCGGGAATTGCCCTCTCCTTTACCGGCTTAATTGCCACCGGTAAAATTGAAACCTATATCCGCTTAAACCGGTTACAGGAAAACTCAGGAGCTATCTTTATTCATTATATAGGGCTTAACATATATTTTCGCTGCATTATTCCAAACTTTAGTTTATATTTTTTCCAGAAAAATTTATTACATTAAGTGT is part of the Leptospiraceae bacterium genome and encodes:
- a CDS encoding KilA-N domain-containing protein; translation: MPKVNVQGNQISIISIDKQDYISITDMLKAKDGDFFISDWLRNRNTVEFLGIWEKVFNPNFNYGEYAIIRSQAGLNNYKISVKEWTKKTNAIGLVAKTGRYGGTYAHKDIAFEFGMWISPEFKIYLIKEFQRLKEAEKEKLGWDIKRNLAAINYHIHTDAIKNNLIPKKLSGKEISFVYANEADLLNMALFGTTAKEWRERNPDKTGNIRDFANASQLVCLSNLENLNALFIKDGISQNERLKKLNDIAIEQMRILMNVKFKELE
- a CDS encoding virulence RhuM family protein; the protein is MEANNSEIIIYQTEDGETKVEVQFSEETAWLSIAQMVELFGRDKSVISRHIKNIFTEGELEKSATVANLATVQKEGERDVERTIDYYNLDVIISVGYRVKSHRGTQFRIWATNRLKEYIIKGFAMDDERLKRGGGGNYFDELISRIRDIRSSEKVFWRKVLDIYATSVDYSSSEEISQKFFSTIQNKMHWASHQHTAAEIIESRADSDKAFMGLTSWEGKKIRKSDVGVAKNYLKKEEIEALNLIVSLFLDFAELQAKNRRVMYMKDWLQKLDDFLKISDREILTHAGKVSHDMALKKAFSEYEKYRKKEISYKSRVEIDFEKSVEKIKKLENGK
- a CDS encoding type II secretion system protein GspG, translated to MKDIFLLFIKLYIFINIFLILSDEILLKDYVPPCNLDTVALKLKKDSLELSMHLERYHAAYGHYPSEKQGLRALIEIPKFDKIPENYKPMIKNRSAILDPWGTPYILKFKTNSDDFMIVTLGKNKIPGGKGKNMDFNILKGIPKAYYTLERSKQFFNIVFFPFLLLSKIQDD